The proteins below are encoded in one region of Acidithiobacillus ferrooxidans ATCC 23270:
- a CDS encoding tetratricopeptide repeat protein: MKTKFFGAIAMLWLLAAPAAWAEPSVAQVAQAVQAGHLSQAQGMMREVLAAHPQSAEAQYVEARILARQGDWAGAGAALAKAEQLAPTMPFVKPQVLTTFKQSLQRHVDKPVGKGGHWGAVLAFFLGLVALIALISMLRRRRQQPGMLYRGQPSGPFGGTNGYGPNGPMYPGGGTMGGGMPQQGGGLGSSLASGIATGVGVGAGLAAGQALAGSLFGHGSEAGNVGSDGGNDALGLTNDSWGNDQLASNDDFGMDDGGDGWG, translated from the coding sequence ATGAAGACAAAATTTTTTGGAGCCATTGCCATGCTTTGGCTGCTGGCAGCGCCTGCTGCATGGGCCGAGCCCAGCGTAGCCCAGGTTGCCCAGGCCGTACAGGCGGGTCACCTGAGCCAGGCGCAAGGCATGATGCGGGAGGTGTTGGCTGCGCATCCGCAATCTGCGGAAGCACAGTATGTGGAAGCGCGAATTCTTGCGCGTCAGGGTGACTGGGCCGGGGCCGGCGCGGCTTTGGCGAAAGCGGAACAGCTAGCGCCGACCATGCCCTTTGTCAAACCGCAGGTGTTGACAACTTTTAAGCAGTCTCTGCAGCGCCATGTTGACAAACCGGTCGGCAAAGGCGGTCACTGGGGTGCTGTGCTGGCCTTTTTCCTCGGACTGGTAGCCTTGATCGCGCTGATCTCCATGCTTCGGCGGCGGCGCCAACAGCCCGGGATGTTGTACCGCGGACAGCCTTCCGGGCCCTTCGGTGGTACGAATGGGTACGGGCCCAATGGGCCGATGTATCCCGGCGGGGGTACCATGGGCGGTGGTATGCCGCAGCAAGGCGGCGGGTTGGGGTCGAGTCTGGCATCCGGCATTGCCACCGGCGTGGGGGTGGGGGCAGGACTGGCGGCCGGGCAGGCGCTGGCCGGAAGCCTTTTCGGACATGGCAGCGAGGCGGGTAATGTGGGCAGTGACGGCGGCAATGATGCTCTCGGCCTGACGAATGACTCCTGGGGCAACGATCAACTGGCATCCAATGATGATTTCGGTATGGATGATGGCGGAGACGGCTGGGGTTAA
- a CDS encoding Maf family protein, which produces MALPELILASTSPYRRDLLRRLQIPFRVETAAVDETPFPDETPETLVCRLADAKALAVAQRFPQAVVIGADQMAVCAGRVLGKPGNIEQAVAQLTWMQGQAVDFLNGVTVVAPSGTEAFLVPYRVVLYALTHAEIRRYVERDMPLDCAGSFRSEGLGISLVEHMEGEDPNALMGLPLIAVCRALRNLGYPLP; this is translated from the coding sequence ATGGCCTTACCCGAACTGATTCTGGCCTCTACCAGCCCTTACCGGCGGGACCTCCTGCGCCGGCTGCAGATCCCATTTCGGGTGGAGACTGCAGCGGTGGATGAAACCCCCTTTCCGGACGAAACCCCTGAAACACTGGTGTGCCGTCTGGCGGATGCCAAAGCGCTGGCCGTCGCCCAACGCTTCCCGCAGGCAGTGGTGATTGGTGCCGATCAGATGGCCGTCTGCGCCGGCCGCGTTCTCGGCAAGCCAGGAAATATCGAACAGGCGGTTGCGCAACTGACCTGGATGCAGGGCCAGGCGGTGGATTTTTTGAATGGTGTGACGGTGGTCGCCCCGTCTGGTACGGAAGCGTTTCTGGTGCCATATCGTGTCGTCCTGTACGCACTGACCCATGCGGAGATCCGTCGCTACGTGGAACGGGACATGCCTTTGGACTGTGCCGGAAGTTTTCGCTCCGAAGGGCTGGGAATCAGCCTGGTGGAACACATGGAAGGCGAGGATCCCAACGCCCTGATGGGTTTACCGCTGATCGCCGTCTGCCGGGCATTGCGCAACCTCGGTTACCCGTTGCCATAA